In a genomic window of Cystobacter fuscus DSM 2262:
- a CDS encoding trifunctional serine/threonine-protein kinase/ATP-binding protein/sensor histidine kinase, with amino-acid sequence MLPTIPNYSLLEVLHQGAKHTLFRASRQADGRPVVIKMPEMAHVDSRGIARLEREFGLIRKCQGSPHVVEALELLRLPSTAALVLEDFQGHSLNRLLSGPIELRSFLRLAISMASALADVHRREVVHLDIKPANVIVNDATGVVKIADFGIASALPLEHPSFRPASTVEGTFAYLSPEQTGRMNRVVDHRSDLYSLGITFYEMLAGVPPFSAEDVLGWFHCHLAVVPRPVSELNPSVPVVLSRLVARLMAKAPEDRYQSAEGLKADLEQCAARWDSGAALDPFPLGSEDALDGFRIPEKLYGREDDVSALLGAFDRGVQAGRCALALISGYSGVGKSSLVREVFGPLVRERGLFASGKFDQLNTGGPYSTLVSALRQCLQQILAEGEAEITTWKERIQRALGVNGQLVVDMLPQLELIIGKQAPVEELGPAESLNRLHEVFTRFFGALSPDKRPLVLFLDDLQWVDPATLALLQYVIPAPEAGCLFVIGAYRDNEVPPSHPLMVALDSLRRGVVPISSIVLSPLGREHTQRLLADALHTDEARVLPLAHLLLEKTGGNPFFLTQFLSTLHREKLLQFDAAAREWRWELARIQAQGFTDNVVDLMVAKLRELPSPTQDALEVAACIGNTFDAADVSELVRSPLEELEARLFGAIKERLILRSEHGYRFLHDRIQQAAYLLTPEAQRIALHLRIGRMLRARRPSAVFELVNHLNLAAALIDDGDETLELARLNLAAGKSAIRSAAHAAALSYLATGCDLVGPNGWESHHELTYELTFQRAQCELISGQLGAAEARITTLITRVRTRAEQADVHRLKVDLHGTRGEFPQAVEAALSCARRFGLELPPRPNPEELRATVQALWEELEQRKLESLLDLAPMTDPDQRALLALFAAVLPPAYFINPDLHDLLACQMVGASLRYGNADVSVMGYAVFGQAMGHVLKKWREAVRLGALAVDLMDRRGIIGSRAKVCLVIGGFINHRIQHLREVLPLFRESWSAARQTGELTFASYSVMNLVVFRFMMGDHLEDVSSEAETSLDFLHRTRNDAVWLAIADLHAVVECLQQRTEAPPVAPDSVTGLRAVPFIAFMFYRYRLLCALIYGDARGAVEMALKGRAFLFAYAGQVGVAEYHYHAALALARHYDAVTPAEQQDYLRQLEADHAVLQEWAETGPANFGHAYALISAELARLRGNTEEAMRRYEEAISRARQNGFTQCEALAYEVASEFYRARGVETVADTYLREARRAWLQWGAHGKVKRLDMRYPHLLRSGNTTTGTSATTDEAFNVMTVVKAQQAISKEIVLAGLLKTLMRILLESAGAERGYLLLTRDDTLFIEAGAEVDREEIKVDAEPVPLEASARLPHSIVHYVRRSLESLILEDAGTDDRFASDEYVVRAKPRSILCMPVMGQAKLVGVLYVENRLAAGVFTPSRLAVLEVLASQASISLANARLYASVQQAKEALRRSHDELEQRVEERARELRRAQAELLDTARRAGKAEIAAEVLHHAGNILNSINTSAGIVASKLRQFRVPKLAQTAALLQAHQQDLGEFLEKDTAGRGLPAYLSKLAATMQQDLEFTRGEVGAMVASVEYLNEVVRTQQAYVGISEAPEWVHLEDLLDDALRMNTPVLEPLRVRIIKEYQALPALLLQRSKVVQILTHLISNAASALSGSGQEEKWLRLKLEKSGEQLLRISVEDNGVGIAPENLEMLFRAGFTTKEEGHGFGLHGSILTAKALGGSILAKSEGRGRGAVFTLELPLVSARA; translated from the coding sequence ATGTTGCCAACGATTCCGAACTACTCGCTCCTGGAGGTGCTCCACCAGGGGGCGAAGCACACGCTGTTTCGGGCCTCGCGCCAGGCGGACGGACGTCCGGTCGTCATCAAGATGCCAGAGATGGCGCACGTGGACTCGCGAGGGATCGCGCGGCTGGAGCGCGAGTTCGGGCTGATCCGAAAGTGTCAGGGCTCGCCTCATGTCGTGGAGGCCCTGGAGCTGCTGCGGTTGCCGAGTACCGCGGCCCTGGTCCTGGAGGACTTCCAGGGTCACTCGCTCAATCGGCTGCTCTCCGGCCCGATCGAGCTCCGCTCCTTCCTGCGGCTCGCGATCTCGATGGCCTCCGCCCTCGCCGATGTCCACCGCCGCGAGGTCGTTCACCTCGATATCAAGCCGGCCAACGTCATCGTGAACGATGCGACAGGCGTGGTGAAGATCGCGGACTTCGGAATCGCGTCGGCGCTCCCCCTCGAGCATCCGTCCTTCCGCCCCGCGAGCACGGTAGAGGGGACTTTCGCGTACCTGTCGCCCGAGCAGACAGGCCGGATGAACCGCGTGGTCGATCACCGCTCGGACCTGTACTCGCTGGGCATCACGTTCTACGAGATGCTGGCGGGAGTGCCTCCGTTCTCGGCGGAGGACGTGCTCGGGTGGTTCCACTGCCATCTGGCGGTGGTTCCCCGGCCGGTGAGCGAGTTGAACCCGAGCGTGCCGGTGGTCCTCTCGCGGCTCGTGGCCCGGCTGATGGCGAAGGCCCCCGAGGATCGGTATCAGAGCGCGGAGGGACTGAAGGCGGATCTGGAGCAGTGCGCCGCGCGCTGGGACTCGGGTGCGGCGCTCGATCCATTCCCGCTCGGCTCCGAGGATGCGTTGGATGGGTTTCGCATCCCCGAGAAGCTCTACGGCCGTGAGGACGACGTGTCGGCGCTCCTCGGCGCGTTCGATCGGGGCGTCCAAGCGGGACGCTGCGCGCTGGCGCTCATCTCGGGGTACTCGGGCGTCGGCAAGTCGTCGCTGGTGAGAGAGGTCTTCGGGCCGCTGGTGCGCGAGCGCGGCTTGTTCGCGTCCGGCAAGTTCGATCAGCTCAACACCGGGGGTCCCTACTCCACCCTGGTGTCCGCCCTCCGGCAGTGCCTCCAGCAGATCCTGGCCGAAGGGGAAGCGGAGATCACCACATGGAAGGAGCGCATCCAGCGAGCGCTCGGCGTGAACGGCCAGCTCGTGGTCGACATGCTCCCCCAGCTCGAACTCATCATCGGAAAGCAGGCTCCGGTGGAGGAGCTGGGCCCGGCCGAGTCGCTGAACCGGCTCCACGAGGTCTTCACCCGCTTCTTCGGCGCGCTCAGCCCCGACAAGCGACCGCTCGTCCTGTTCCTCGATGACCTCCAGTGGGTGGATCCGGCAACCCTCGCCCTCCTCCAGTACGTCATCCCCGCCCCGGAGGCAGGCTGCCTGTTCGTGATTGGCGCCTACCGCGACAATGAGGTGCCCCCCTCCCATCCGCTGATGGTGGCGCTCGACTCGCTGCGCCGGGGGGTGGTCCCCATCTCCTCGATCGTGCTCTCGCCGCTGGGGCGCGAGCACACCCAGCGCCTGCTCGCGGATGCGCTGCACACCGACGAGGCGCGGGTGCTGCCGCTCGCTCACCTGCTCCTCGAGAAGACCGGAGGCAACCCGTTCTTCCTCACCCAGTTCCTCAGCACCCTCCACCGGGAGAAGCTCCTCCAGTTCGACGCGGCGGCGCGCGAGTGGCGCTGGGAGCTCGCGCGGATCCAGGCCCAGGGCTTCACCGACAACGTGGTCGATCTGATGGTCGCGAAGCTGAGGGAGCTGCCCTCCCCCACCCAGGACGCACTCGAGGTCGCCGCATGCATCGGCAACACCTTCGATGCCGCGGACGTCTCCGAACTGGTGCGGAGCCCCCTCGAGGAGCTCGAAGCGAGGCTCTTCGGAGCCATCAAGGAGCGGCTGATCCTTCGCTCCGAGCACGGGTACAGGTTCCTGCATGATCGCATCCAGCAGGCCGCCTATCTCCTCACCCCAGAGGCTCAGCGCATCGCGCTGCACCTGCGGATCGGACGGATGCTGCGCGCACGCCGGCCGTCGGCGGTGTTCGAGCTCGTCAACCACCTCAACCTCGCGGCGGCGCTGATCGACGACGGAGACGAGACGCTCGAGTTGGCGCGGCTCAACCTGGCGGCAGGCAAGAGCGCGATCCGGTCGGCGGCCCATGCGGCTGCGTTGAGCTACCTTGCCACCGGTTGTGACCTCGTGGGCCCGAACGGGTGGGAGTCCCACCATGAGCTGACCTACGAGCTCACCTTCCAGCGGGCGCAGTGCGAGCTCATCAGCGGGCAGCTTGGGGCGGCGGAGGCGAGGATCACCACCCTCATCACGCGCGTCCGCACCCGGGCGGAGCAAGCAGACGTGCACCGCTTGAAGGTGGACCTCCACGGGACCCGAGGCGAGTTCCCCCAGGCCGTCGAGGCGGCGCTCTCCTGTGCGCGGCGGTTCGGGCTCGAGCTGCCCCCGCGGCCCAACCCCGAAGAACTCAGAGCCACGGTGCAGGCCCTCTGGGAGGAGCTGGAGCAACGCAAGCTCGAGTCACTCCTGGATCTGGCGCCGATGACGGACCCGGACCAGAGGGCGCTCCTGGCGCTCTTCGCGGCCGTCCTGCCACCTGCGTACTTCATCAACCCGGATCTGCACGATCTGCTCGCCTGCCAGATGGTCGGTGCCAGCCTCCGTTACGGAAACGCGGACGTCTCCGTCATGGGCTACGCCGTCTTCGGGCAGGCCATGGGCCATGTCCTCAAGAAGTGGCGCGAGGCGGTCCGCCTCGGCGCGCTCGCGGTCGACCTGATGGACAGACGAGGCATCATCGGGAGCAGGGCGAAGGTGTGCCTCGTCATCGGTGGCTTCATCAACCACCGGATCCAGCACCTCCGGGAGGTGCTTCCGCTGTTCCGGGAGAGCTGGTCCGCCGCACGCCAGACCGGTGAACTCACCTTCGCCTCCTATTCCGTCATGAACCTCGTGGTGTTCCGGTTCATGATGGGAGACCACCTCGAAGACGTCTCCTCCGAGGCCGAGACCTCCCTGGACTTCCTCCACCGCACGAGAAACGACGCGGTGTGGTTGGCCATCGCGGATCTCCACGCGGTGGTGGAGTGTCTGCAGCAGAGAACAGAGGCCCCACCGGTTGCGCCGGACAGCGTGACCGGGCTGCGCGCCGTCCCCTTCATTGCGTTCATGTTCTACAGGTACCGGCTGCTCTGCGCGCTCATCTACGGAGACGCTCGGGGTGCCGTGGAGATGGCCCTGAAGGGCAGAGCGTTTCTCTTCGCCTACGCCGGCCAGGTGGGAGTCGCGGAGTACCACTATCACGCGGCGCTCGCGCTGGCCCGTCACTACGACGCGGTCACGCCCGCGGAGCAGCAGGACTACCTCCGCCAGCTCGAGGCCGACCATGCGGTGCTCCAGGAGTGGGCGGAGACAGGCCCCGCGAACTTTGGCCATGCGTACGCGCTCATCTCCGCGGAGCTCGCCCGGCTCCGGGGGAACACCGAAGAGGCGATGCGGCGGTATGAAGAGGCCATCTCCCGGGCTCGCCAGAATGGCTTCACCCAGTGCGAGGCGCTCGCGTACGAGGTGGCGTCGGAGTTCTATCGAGCCCGTGGAGTCGAGACCGTCGCCGACACGTACCTGCGCGAGGCCCGGCGCGCCTGGCTGCAATGGGGTGCGCACGGCAAGGTGAAGCGGCTCGACATGAGGTACCCGCACCTGCTCAGGTCCGGAAACACCACCACCGGCACGAGCGCGACCACGGACGAGGCGTTCAACGTGATGACGGTGGTGAAGGCGCAGCAGGCGATCTCCAAGGAGATCGTCCTCGCGGGCCTGTTGAAGACGTTGATGCGCATCCTCCTCGAGAGCGCGGGGGCGGAGCGGGGGTATCTCCTCCTGACCCGTGACGACACCCTGTTCATCGAAGCGGGGGCGGAGGTCGATCGCGAGGAGATCAAGGTCGACGCCGAGCCGGTGCCGCTCGAGGCGTCGGCCCGCCTGCCCCACTCCATCGTGCACTACGTCAGACGCTCGCTCGAGAGTCTCATCCTCGAGGACGCGGGGACCGACGACAGGTTCGCCTCGGACGAGTACGTGGTCCGGGCGAAGCCCCGGTCGATCCTGTGCATGCCGGTGATGGGCCAGGCGAAGCTGGTGGGCGTCCTCTACGTCGAGAACAGGCTGGCCGCGGGCGTGTTCACCCCGAGCCGGCTCGCGGTCCTCGAGGTTCTGGCGTCGCAGGCCTCGATCTCGCTGGCGAACGCGCGGCTCTATGCCAGCGTGCAGCAGGCCAAGGAGGCGCTGCGGCGCTCGCACGACGAACTCGAGCAGCGCGTCGAGGAGCGGGCGCGCGAGCTCCGGCGCGCCCAGGCGGAGCTCCTGGACACCGCGCGGCGCGCTGGAAAGGCCGAGATCGCCGCGGAGGTACTGCACCACGCGGGGAACATCCTCAACAGCATCAACACCTCGGCGGGAATCGTGGCCTCCAAGCTGCGGCAGTTCCGCGTGCCGAAGCTGGCGCAGACCGCGGCGCTCCTGCAGGCGCACCAGCAGGACCTCGGGGAGTTCCTGGAGAAGGACACGGCTGGCAGAGGGCTGCCCGCCTACCTCTCCAAGCTGGCGGCGACGATGCAGCAGGATCTGGAGTTCACGCGAGGCGAGGTGGGCGCGATGGTGGCGAGCGTGGAGTACCTCAACGAGGTGGTGCGGACACAGCAGGCCTACGTCGGGATCTCGGAGGCCCCGGAATGGGTCCACCTGGAGGATCTGCTGGACGACGCCCTGCGGATGAACACCCCCGTCCTGGAGCCGCTGCGGGTGCGGATCATCAAGGAGTACCAGGCACTGCCGGCCCTGCTCCTCCAGCGGAGCAAGGTGGTGCAGATCCTGACCCACCTCATCAGCAACGCCGCCAGTGCGCTGAGTGGGAGCGGGCAGGAGGAGAAGTGGCTCCGGCTCAAGCTCGAGAAAAGTGGCGAGCAGCTGCTGCGGATCTCCGTGGAAGACAACGGGGTGGGGATTGCGCCGGAGAACCTGGAGATGCTCTTCCGCGCCGGCTTCACCACCAAGGAGGAAGGGCACGGCTTCGGCCTGCACGGCAGCATCCTCACGGCGAAGGCCCTGGGCGGTTCCATCCTGGCGAAGAGTGAGGGACGAGGCCGGGGCGCCGTGTTCACCCTGGAGCTGCCACTGGTGAGCGCCAGGGCCTGA
- a CDS encoding RNA ligase family protein has translation MRFRPYAKMPSAGEVREQPVPGGTWVALEKIHGAQLVLAVHGAEVSFGKRKAWLAEEDPFFGWQLLRVQLSAGARSLASKVCEPGGTVYLYGELFGGHYPHPEVPVVPGLSPVQTGIWYAPDLRWSPFDILVARSEEDEGVLLAHSEVEELARHEGWVPPPVVRRGTRSEMGGVPTRMQTRIPSLLGLPAIQGNVAEGLVIKSDQRLPWAQRTAFKRKIEEFNEARFDESEAWDPQRRLSLAELTLWAERLINPARIASAVSKWGWGDRNNLLDEVMLDVRVDLELAFPLAYRSLDTVQEEQLEARIRQCALPLLQEVPSTNRRQGER, from the coding sequence ATGCGCTTCCGTCCCTACGCCAAGATGCCCTCCGCAGGTGAAGTACGAGAGCAACCCGTGCCGGGGGGAACCTGGGTCGCACTGGAGAAGATCCATGGTGCCCAGCTCGTGCTCGCGGTGCACGGCGCGGAGGTCTCTTTCGGCAAGCGCAAGGCATGGCTCGCCGAGGAGGATCCGTTCTTCGGCTGGCAGTTGCTGCGGGTGCAGCTGAGCGCGGGCGCGCGATCCCTTGCCTCGAAGGTGTGCGAGCCGGGGGGGACGGTGTACCTCTATGGCGAACTCTTCGGGGGCCATTACCCGCACCCAGAAGTGCCGGTGGTGCCCGGGCTGTCTCCTGTTCAGACAGGCATCTGGTATGCGCCGGACCTGCGCTGGTCCCCCTTCGATATCCTCGTGGCCCGCTCGGAGGAAGACGAGGGGGTATTGCTCGCCCACTCGGAGGTGGAGGAACTCGCCCGGCACGAGGGCTGGGTGCCGCCTCCCGTGGTTCGCCGGGGGACCCGCTCGGAGATGGGTGGCGTGCCAACCCGCATGCAGACCCGCATCCCCTCCCTGCTGGGGCTTCCCGCCATCCAGGGCAACGTGGCCGAGGGCCTCGTCATCAAGAGTGATCAGCGCCTGCCGTGGGCCCAACGCACCGCCTTCAAACGGAAGATCGAGGAGTTCAACGAAGCTCGCTTCGATGAGAGCGAGGCCTGGGATCCCCAGCGGCGGCTCTCCCTGGCGGAGTTGACCCTCTGGGCCGAGCGCTTGATCAACCCGGCGCGCATCGCTAGCGCGGTGTCGAAATGGGGCTGGGGAGACAGGAACAACCTGCTCGACGAGGTGATGCTGGACGTCCGCGTGGACCTGGAGTTGGCGTTCCCCCTCGCGTATCGATCGCTCGACACCGTGCAGGAAGAGCAATTGGAGGCACGCATCCGCCAGTGTGCTCTTCCGCTTCTTCAAGAGGTACCCAGCACCAACCGACGGCAGGGGGAACGATGA
- a CDS encoding M57 family metalloprotease, with amino-acid sequence MHSHHAWCILLVTGGVYVGLDAHVTLEASREMLQPGRGSAEQDRTTEPPGAAVVGSKPHEVPRRLRSRRATAAIASPSQ; translated from the coding sequence GTGCATTCACACCATGCATGGTGTATCCTCCTCGTCACCGGTGGCGTGTACGTGGGGCTCGACGCGCACGTGACCCTCGAGGCGTCCCGCGAGATGCTCCAGCCCGGCAGGGGAAGCGCGGAGCAGGACCGGACGACCGAGCCACCGGGTGCTGCGGTTGTTGGAAGCAAGCCTCACGAGGTTCCACGGCGTCTTCGCTCCAGGCGCGCAACCGCGGCCATTGCCTCCCCGTCTCAATAA
- a CDS encoding methyltransferase domain-containing protein yields MTTQRPPQQSWWAERLTTIRRYDEMESRLTASVSERMLDLASIRPGMRVLDVASGMGEPSLRAAHRVGPSGFVLGTDLSDGMLEVAREKARAQALSNIEFRTASPTPNSCARC; encoded by the coding sequence ATGACCACCCAGAGACCACCGCAGCAGTCCTGGTGGGCCGAGCGCCTCACCACCATCCGCCGGTACGACGAGATGGAGTCCCGCCTCACGGCGTCCGTCAGCGAGCGGATGCTCGATCTCGCCAGCATTCGGCCGGGCATGAGGGTGCTCGATGTGGCTTCGGGGATGGGTGAGCCTTCCCTGCGCGCCGCGCACCGGGTGGGCCCCTCCGGCTTCGTGCTGGGAACGGACCTGTCCGACGGCATGCTGGAGGTCGCACGGGAGAAGGCACGCGCCCAGGCCCTCTCCAACATCGAGTTTCGTACCGCTTCTCCAACCCCGAACTCCTGCGCCCGCTGTTGA
- the sitI6 gene encoding SitI6 family double-CXXCG motif immunity protein yields the protein MTKFYRLRAPKQSRYTGHLSATHKWALPGLRCPECKATWAGGFTAYPGVDMSALPERGEYEAPRPEPFDEFTRLRERVRPLVPPESPLLPGTKFGPLVGTATGTFSPLFFYYAEMPLVHPEALDRLRDAGVRGLRGFRTELRFRQGNPPELLELEIPPHGGLHPDCTPERPPRCSKCDWDDFAFPEDPILDAASLPAHTDVFRLSDFETIFIATERFVDTVRRLDFEEVDFRELPVR from the coding sequence ATGACGAAGTTCTACCGGCTCCGAGCGCCAAAACAATCAAGGTACACAGGTCACCTCAGCGCTACGCACAAGTGGGCCCTTCCCGGGCTTCGCTGCCCTGAATGTAAAGCCACCTGGGCCGGGGGCTTCACCGCGTACCCGGGCGTGGACATGTCCGCCCTTCCCGAGCGCGGCGAGTACGAGGCGCCCAGACCGGAGCCCTTCGACGAGTTCACGCGGCTACGTGAGCGGGTGCGGCCCCTCGTGCCTCCCGAGAGCCCGTTGCTCCCTGGAACGAAATTCGGCCCACTGGTGGGCACTGCCACTGGCACCTTCAGCCCGCTATTCTTCTACTACGCCGAGATGCCATTGGTGCATCCCGAGGCACTGGATCGGCTGCGGGACGCGGGAGTGCGGGGCCTACGAGGATTCCGAACGGAGTTGCGCTTCCGTCAGGGGAATCCCCCCGAGCTGCTGGAGTTGGAGATTCCCCCTCATGGCGGGCTACACCCGGACTGCACGCCGGAGCGGCCCCCCAGGTGCTCCAAGTGTGACTGGGACGATTTCGCCTTCCCGGAGGATCCCATTCTGGATGCAGCGTCGCTTCCGGCTCACACTGATGTGTTCCGGCTGAGCGACTTCGAGACCATCTTCATCGCCACCGAGCGCTTCGTGGACACGGTCAGGCGCCTTGATTTTGAGGAGGTCGACTTCCGCGAGTTGCCCGTTCGCTGA
- a CDS encoding ASCH domain-containing protein — MRRYFLLSIRPQYSELILSGEKRFELRKRRMGTNPGDVVVIYTSSPTQALTGAFLVQEEFEMPVATLWKQHRSVLGIQEEDYTEYFRNTDRAVAIAIGRTVTLPPISLDELRRVRPGFTPPQSYMYCPEPFTALVPNGTLRKLLRAA; from the coding sequence GTGAGACGCTATTTCTTACTCTCCATCAGACCCCAGTACTCCGAACTCATTCTCTCTGGAGAGAAGAGGTTCGAGCTTCGAAAGCGGAGGATGGGGACCAATCCGGGAGATGTCGTGGTGATCTACACGTCATCGCCCACCCAGGCTCTCACGGGCGCGTTCCTCGTCCAGGAGGAATTCGAGATGCCGGTGGCTACGCTCTGGAAGCAGCATCGGTCCGTCCTCGGCATCCAGGAAGAGGACTACACCGAGTATTTCCGCAACACGGACCGTGCGGTGGCGATCGCCATCGGACGAACGGTGACGCTTCCGCCCATTTCCCTCGACGAGCTGCGGCGGGTCCGGCCTGGATTCACGCCGCCACAGAGCTACATGTACTGCCCGGAGCCGTTCACTGCGCTCGTTCCCAACGGGACCCTGCGAAAACTCCTCCGCGCGGCCTGA